One genomic segment of Hypomesus transpacificus isolate Combined female chromosome 5, fHypTra1, whole genome shotgun sequence includes these proteins:
- the fam89b gene encoding leucine repeat adapter protein 25, translated as MIYHPNGHGELFLQKFGVEEQKNRVSEARFIGCCKNRFGINSHLINKLQQFFFTAHSPLVIFKPWNIFFTTKLHFFRSIMNGFQNGAPGSCPVGSVSAIEGLPPLPKGLSGILNSSGGSWRDIEKVYSKRTRIQADITKSRFSDSLGHSKPASLDAALAVLRKEMVGLRQLDMSLLCQLWSLYESIQEYKGASLMSDSAFTTENGYSEDEDDEEEEEEENPSGVPASASLSLPPTQNSRDQWIKDSFHIPI; from the exons ATGATTTATCATCCTAATGGCCATGGAGAACTGTTCCTGCAAAAATTTGGTGTTGAGGAACAGAAAAATCGCGTCAGTGAGGCACGTTTTATAGGTTGTTGTAAAAATCGATTTGGAATTAACAGCCATTTAATTAATAAACTACAGCAATTTTTTTTCACTGCACACTCACCGCTAGTTATTTTCAAACCCTGGAATATTTTTTTCACTacaaaattacatttttttcGATCAATTATGAACGGGTTCCAAAACGGTGCTCCGGGCTCTTGCCCGGTGGGAAGCGTCTCTGCCATCGAGGGACTCCCTCCGCTACCTAAAGGCCTCAGCGGTATCCTGAACTCCAGCGGCGGCTCATGGAGAGACATTGAGAAAGTCTACAGCAAAAGGACTCGCATCCAGGCAGACATCACCAAATCTCGCTTTAGTGATTCGCTTGGACACAGCAAGCCCGCTAGTCTAGACGCGGCACTTGCTGTGCTGCGCAAAGAAATG gtgGGTTTGAGGCAGCTGGACATGTCTCTCCTGTGCCAGCTGTGGTCTCTCTACGAGTCTATCCAGGAGTACAAGGGAGCCTCCCTGATGTCTGACAGCGCCTTCACCACAGAGAACGGCTACTCTGAGGACGAGgacgatgaggaagaggaggaggaggaaaacccATCTGGGGTCCCCGCaagtgcctccctctctcttcctcccacacaGAACTCCAGAGACCAGTGGATCAAAGATTCATTTCACATCCCCATATAG